The Planifilum fimeticola genome has a segment encoding these proteins:
- the efp gene encoding elongation factor P, with protein MISTNDFRVGLTIELDGDVWQVMEFQHVKPGKGAAFVRSKLRNLRNGNIQEKTFRAGEKVPRAHVETRQMQYLYESGGEYTFMDNETYEQVSLPRERLEREVKFLKENMNVNLVIYKGDTIGVQLPNTVELEVVETEPGIKGDTATGGSKPAKLETGLVVQVPLFVQEGDRLIIDTRSGEYVSRA; from the coding sequence ATGATCTCAACCAATGATTTTCGCGTGGGATTGACCATCGAACTGGACGGGGACGTCTGGCAAGTGATGGAGTTTCAACATGTGAAGCCCGGAAAAGGAGCCGCCTTTGTCCGCTCGAAGTTGCGCAACCTCCGCAACGGAAACATCCAGGAGAAGACCTTCCGGGCGGGAGAAAAGGTTCCCCGCGCCCACGTGGAGACGCGGCAGATGCAGTATCTGTATGAAAGCGGCGGCGAATACACCTTCATGGACAACGAAACCTACGAGCAGGTCAGCCTGCCGAGGGAGCGGCTGGAGCGGGAAGTCAAATTTCTCAAGGAAAACATGAACGTCAACCTGGTTATCTACAAGGGGGACACCATCGGGGTTCAGCTGCCCAACACCGTCGAGCTGGAAGTGGTGGAGACCGAACCCGGCATCAAGGGGGACACGGCGACGGGCGGCAGCAAGCCTGCCAAGCTGGAGACGGGATTGGTTGTCCAGGTTCCTCTGTTCGTCCAGGAGGGAGATCGGCTGATCATCGACACCCGGAGCGGAGAGTACGTCTCCCGGGCCTAG
- a CDS encoding M24 family metallopeptidase gives MEERLARLRAKMSEKDLEALLISHPINRRYITGFAGTAGMALVTEKDALLITDFRYMTQVRQQSPHFEAYRHDGDIFQAVADLCRQRGLKALAFEQDHLTYGEVARLRKSMGDRETVPTSRMVESLRAVKDEEELDVIRQAAAIVDRAFDRILEELRPGRTEREIALRLEFMMREMGADGSAFAIIVASGPRSALPHGVASDRVLEKGDLVTLDFGASYRGYCSDITRTVVLGEPNDQQRKIYEVVREAQQAAVDAIRPGMTGKEADRVARDRIKDHGYADYFGHGTGHGLGMEVHEAPRLSPRGEEILQPGMVVTVEPGIYLPDFGGVRIEDDVIVTEDGCEVLTQSPKHLIVIQ, from the coding sequence ATGGAGGAACGATTGGCCCGGCTGCGGGCGAAAATGTCTGAAAAGGACCTTGAGGCTTTGTTGATCAGTCATCCCATCAACCGGCGTTACATAACGGGCTTTGCCGGAACGGCGGGAATGGCGCTTGTCACGGAAAAGGATGCGCTCCTGATCACCGATTTTCGTTATATGACCCAGGTGAGGCAGCAGTCGCCTCATTTTGAGGCGTACCGCCATGACGGCGACATTTTTCAGGCCGTCGCCGATCTCTGCCGGCAGCGCGGATTAAAGGCCCTGGCTTTTGAGCAGGATCATTTAACCTACGGGGAAGTGGCAAGACTAAGAAAGTCCATGGGGGACAGAGAAACGGTGCCCACAAGCCGCATGGTCGAGTCCCTCCGGGCGGTGAAGGACGAAGAGGAACTGGATGTGATCAGGCAAGCGGCGGCAATCGTCGATCGGGCCTTTGACCGCATTCTGGAGGAGCTTCGTCCCGGCCGGACGGAACGGGAGATCGCCCTGCGCCTCGAGTTCATGATGCGGGAGATGGGGGCGGACGGCTCCGCCTTTGCCATCATTGTGGCTTCCGGTCCCCGGTCGGCCCTTCCCCACGGTGTGGCCAGCGACCGTGTGTTGGAAAAGGGGGACCTGGTTACCCTCGATTTCGGGGCCTCGTATCGCGGTTATTGTTCGGACATCACCCGGACGGTGGTGTTGGGAGAGCCGAACGACCAGCAGCGAAAGATCTACGAAGTGGTCAGGGAGGCACAGCAGGCCGCCGTCGATGCGATCCGTCCCGGCATGACCGGAAAGGAGGCGGACCGGGTGGCCAGGGACCGGATCAAGGATCACGGATATGCCGATTACTTTGGTCACGGAACCGGCCACGGCCTGGGAATGGAAGTCCACGAGGCGCCGCGGCTTTCCCCGAGGGGGGAGGAGATTTTGCAGCCGGGAATGGTGGTTACGGTGGAACCGGGAATTTACCTTCCCGATTTCGGGGGCGTCCGCATCGAGGATGACGTGATCGTGACGGAGGACGGGTGCGAAGTGTTGACGCAGAGTCCGAAACATCTCATCGTGATCCAATAG
- a CDS encoding phosphosulfolactate synthase, giving the protein MERNTGTVWDPRLTDPTLSRRGKPRSKGLTMVLDKGLGLSAFLDLLEMSSEYIDWIKLGFGTAGLTPAPLLTRKIELARAFGVFLYPGGTFFEVARSQNQWIAYLDTLRELGFEWIEISDGTISLTPTERSRIIRTAKAKGFQVITEVGKKQSGSVIPDDLLVETYIRDREDGASYVIVEGRESGENVGIYDPKGDMDEDFVLRIRERIDTSRLIWEAPKKSQQAHLMHLLGPGVNLGNIPSQEVLAVESLRRGLRSDTFQFGMQKEEVELLEG; this is encoded by the coding sequence AACACGGGAACTGTTTGGGATCCCAGGCTTACGGATCCCACCCTGAGCCGGCGGGGCAAGCCGCGCAGCAAAGGATTGACCATGGTGCTGGACAAGGGCTTGGGACTGTCCGCCTTTCTCGATCTGCTGGAGATGTCCTCCGAATACATCGATTGGATCAAACTGGGATTTGGCACCGCCGGGCTCACCCCCGCCCCCCTTTTGACCCGGAAGATCGAGCTGGCTCGCGCCTTCGGGGTGTTCCTCTACCCGGGAGGCACCTTTTTTGAAGTCGCCCGGAGCCAAAACCAATGGATTGCCTACCTGGACACCCTCCGGGAATTGGGATTTGAATGGATCGAAATTTCCGACGGAACCATCTCACTGACCCCCACGGAGCGGAGCCGGATCATCCGGACGGCCAAAGCAAAGGGGTTTCAGGTGATCACGGAGGTCGGCAAAAAGCAGTCGGGATCCGTCATCCCGGACGATCTCCTCGTCGAAACCTACATCCGGGACCGGGAGGACGGGGCTTCCTACGTCATCGTGGAGGGGAGGGAATCGGGAGAAAACGTCGGAATCTACGATCCCAAAGGGGACATGGACGAAGATTTTGTTCTCCGCATCCGGGAACGGATCGATACAAGCCGCCTGATCTGGGAAGCTCCGAAGAAATCCCAGCAGGCGCATCTCATGCACCTCCTGGGCCCGGGCGTCAACTTGGGGAACATTCCTTCACAGGAAGTGCTCGCCGTCGAATCCCTCCGCCGCGGGCTACGCTCGGATACCTTTCAGTTCGGCATGCAAAAGGAGGAGGTTGAACTGCTGGAAGGCTAA
- the aroQ gene encoding type II 3-dehydroquinate dehydratase → MARILILNGPNLNRLGKREPDIYGRVTLDELNERVRSRAKAWGLKVECFQSNHEGELIDRIHAAEGTFDYIIINPGAFTHYSYAIRDALASVNVPFVEVHLSNVHARETFRSHSVTAPISDGQIVGFGPLGYELALYAVAVRLGVLQRGDPDGGTIGPAAGENV, encoded by the coding sequence GTGGCTCGCATTCTCATCTTGAACGGCCCCAACCTGAACCGATTGGGAAAGCGGGAACCGGACATATACGGACGGGTCACCCTGGACGAGTTGAATGAGCGGGTCCGGAGTCGGGCGAAGGCCTGGGGATTGAAAGTGGAGTGCTTTCAATCCAACCATGAAGGGGAATTGATCGACCGGATCCACGCCGCCGAGGGCACCTTCGATTACATAATCATCAATCCGGGGGCTTTCACCCATTACAGTTACGCGATTCGGGACGCACTCGCTTCCGTGAATGTGCCCTTTGTCGAAGTCCACCTGTCCAATGTGCATGCCCGGGAAACCTTTCGGTCCCATTCGGTGACCGCTCCGATCAGTGACGGGCAGATCGTGGGCTTCGGTCCGCTCGGATACGAGCTTGCCCTGTACGCGGTGGCAGTGAGGTTGGGCGTCTTGCAGAGGGGGGATCCAGATGGAGGAACGATTGGCCCGGCTGCGGGCGAAAATGTCTGA
- a CDS encoding patatin-like phospholipase family protein → MWADAVFEGGGVKAVALVGALQVAEEKGFGWKQLAGASAGAIIASLLAAGYRGDELAELMIEEDFGQFLSKTWVHHIPYLGPASRLLVKKGLYSGRPLEQWIGKLLAKKGVRTFADLKDRNLRIIASDISRGALLVLPKDLEEYGYPAERLTVARAVRMSCSIPYFFDPAKVLYRPSKSVSYIVDGGLLSNFPVWLFDRERPRWPTFGFRLISETEGQPHEIHGPISLFRAMFLTMMEAHDNRHIKEQDRLRTIQVPTTGVGLTDFHISREKRQELYEAGRKAAEAFFSKWRFSDYLAMRSGSSPVRYTVRPAPRSEGDVMEHGG, encoded by the coding sequence GTGTGGGCGGATGCCGTGTTTGAAGGCGGTGGAGTGAAGGCGGTCGCTTTGGTCGGTGCGCTGCAGGTGGCGGAGGAGAAGGGGTTTGGCTGGAAGCAGCTGGCCGGAGCTTCGGCAGGGGCCATCATCGCATCGCTGTTGGCTGCCGGTTATCGGGGAGACGAACTGGCGGAGCTGATGATCGAAGAGGATTTTGGCCAATTTCTCTCCAAGACCTGGGTTCACCACATTCCGTATCTGGGTCCCGCTTCGCGATTGCTGGTGAAGAAGGGGCTTTATTCCGGCCGCCCCCTGGAACAGTGGATCGGAAAGTTGCTCGCGAAGAAAGGAGTCCGAACGTTCGCCGATCTGAAGGACCGAAATCTCCGCATCATCGCGTCGGACATCAGCCGGGGGGCGCTCCTGGTGCTGCCGAAGGACCTGGAGGAATACGGATACCCCGCCGAGCGGCTGACGGTGGCCCGCGCCGTGCGGATGAGTTGCAGCATTCCGTACTTTTTTGATCCGGCCAAAGTTTTGTACCGTCCTTCCAAAAGCGTGAGTTACATTGTGGACGGGGGCTTGTTGAGCAATTTTCCCGTCTGGCTGTTCGACAGGGAACGCCCCCGCTGGCCCACTTTCGGTTTTCGCCTCATTTCGGAAACAGAGGGGCAACCCCACGAGATACACGGCCCGATTTCCCTGTTTCGCGCGATGTTTTTGACGATGATGGAAGCCCATGACAACCGGCACATCAAGGAGCAGGACCGGCTGCGGACCATTCAGGTTCCGACGACGGGCGTCGGTTTGACGGATTTCCACATTTCCCGCGAGAAGCGGCAAGAGTTGTACGAGGCGGGACGGAAGGCCGCCGAAGCCTTTTTCAGCAAATGGAGATTTTCGGATTATTTGGCCATGCGTTCCGGCTCTTCGCCGGTCCGTTACACGGTGCGTCCGGCGCCCAGAAGTGAAGGAGATGTTATGGAGCATGGAGGATAA
- a CDS encoding DUF1385 domain-containing protein: protein MSKPVAYGGQAVIEGVMFGGRYVQVTAVRRKDGRIETYETFSRPSPLIRVLRRIPFVRGMVALIEAGISGAKHLQFASERYELDEAPDRPDEEKSSSPSQLEMILGVAVAGVLSLLFGKMLFTALPAFLASILFDRYISNLIVQNLIEGGIKTLLLLGYLFLISQAPAIKRLFQYHGAEHKVINAYEAGVELTVDNVQQRSTLHYRCGSSFIVLTILIGVVIYSFFSYENVWDRIATRLLLLPIVVGLSYEMLKFTNAVRDIPILNYLGYPGLWLQKLTTREPRDDQVEVAIAAFERMRILDDQYAEKAAVSSKVPIGMTGLTGDEPLGK from the coding sequence ATGAGCAAACCCGTGGCCTACGGCGGCCAAGCCGTGATCGAAGGCGTCATGTTCGGCGGACGCTACGTTCAAGTGACGGCAGTCCGGCGAAAGGACGGCCGGATTGAAACCTACGAAACCTTCAGCCGACCTTCCCCTCTCATTCGCGTTCTTCGCAGGATTCCCTTCGTCCGGGGGATGGTCGCCCTGATCGAAGCCGGCATATCGGGAGCGAAACACCTTCAATTCGCCTCCGAACGGTACGAACTGGATGAGGCTCCAGACCGTCCCGACGAGGAAAAGTCCTCATCCCCATCCCAGCTGGAGATGATTCTGGGCGTCGCCGTCGCCGGCGTGCTGTCCCTCTTGTTCGGCAAGATGCTGTTCACCGCCTTGCCCGCCTTTTTGGCCAGCATTCTGTTTGACCGATACATCAGCAACCTGATCGTCCAAAACCTGATTGAAGGCGGAATCAAGACCCTTTTGCTTCTGGGTTACCTGTTCCTCATTTCACAGGCACCGGCCATCAAGCGCCTGTTTCAGTATCACGGGGCCGAGCACAAGGTGATTAACGCCTACGAGGCAGGGGTAGAATTAACTGTAGACAACGTCCAACAGCGCTCCACCCTCCACTACCGATGCGGAAGCAGTTTCATCGTGCTCACGATCCTGATCGGGGTGGTCATCTATTCCTTCTTCAGCTACGAAAACGTCTGGGATCGGATTGCCACCCGCCTGCTGCTTTTGCCCATCGTCGTCGGATTGTCCTACGAGATGCTCAAATTTACCAACGCAGTGCGAGACATTCCCATACTCAACTACCTCGGCTATCCGGGACTGTGGCTTCAGAAATTGACCACCCGCGAGCCTCGGGACGATCAAGTGGAGGTGGCCATCGCCGCCTTTGAGCGCATGCGCATCCTGGACGATCAATACGCCGAAAAAGCCGCCGTCTCCTCCAAGGTTCCGATCGGAATGACCGGCTTGACCGGTGACGAACCCCTGGGGAAATGA
- a CDS encoding protease complex subunit PrcB family protein, which produces MEDKRREPAPFQLITRDEEKKLPSPVVRWIASAKAKRGTHLFTYDDRQYLLITAGVRPNPGYRLTLSQIRSGKQGWEIVVKESGPQPGKVYPQVLFVPYLLGEVRKTVKVIEEGTGKPFGADRDPDAPLQ; this is translated from the coding sequence ATGGAGGATAAACGAAGGGAGCCGGCTCCATTCCAGTTGATCACCCGGGACGAGGAGAAAAAACTTCCTTCTCCCGTTGTCCGCTGGATCGCTTCCGCCAAGGCAAAGCGGGGGACTCATCTTTTTACATACGACGATCGGCAGTATCTGCTCATCACCGCGGGAGTTCGTCCGAATCCGGGTTATCGGTTGACCCTTTCCCAGATCCGTTCCGGCAAGCAGGGGTGGGAGATCGTTGTCAAGGAATCGGGACCTCAGCCCGGAAAAGTTTACCCTCAGGTCCTCTTCGTTCCCTATTTGTTGGGAGAGGTTCGGAAAACCGTCAAAGTGATCGAAGAGGGGACGGGAAAACCCTTCGGGGCGGATCGAGATCCCGATGCCCCCCTTCAATGA
- a CDS encoding DUF441 domain-containing protein, with amino-acid sequence MNPDLFLVILIVIGLVGRSPIISTAASLLLILKLTHLERYFPAVERRGLELGLLFLTIAVLVPFATGRISVKEITSMFTSLPGILAIIGGMLATYMNGKGLDLLKMDPQLIIGLVIGSIIGIVMLRGIPVGPLMAAGITAFLLKVLNWIWSR; translated from the coding sequence ATGAATCCGGATCTGTTCCTCGTCATCCTCATCGTCATCGGATTGGTCGGACGGTCTCCCATCATTTCCACCGCCGCCAGCCTTTTGTTGATCCTGAAATTGACCCACCTGGAACGCTATTTTCCCGCCGTGGAAAGGCGCGGTTTGGAATTGGGGTTGTTGTTTCTCACCATCGCCGTCCTGGTCCCCTTTGCCACCGGGCGGATTTCCGTCAAGGAGATCACCTCCATGTTCACCTCTCTTCCCGGGATCCTGGCCATCATCGGGGGAATGCTGGCCACCTACATGAACGGAAAGGGATTGGATCTTTTGAAGATGGATCCCCAACTGATCATCGGGCTGGTGATCGGGTCCATCATCGGGATCGTCATGCTGAGGGGAATTCCCGTCGGCCCACTGATGGCCGCGGGAATCACCGCCTTTTTGCTCAAAGTGCTCAACTGGATATGGTCCAGATGA